A DNA window from Pseudoalteromonas spongiae UST010723-006 contains the following coding sequences:
- a CDS encoding condensin complex protein MksE, whose translation MSQIDLSLLSELKAINKKLVSGYHICEQDSQLFQQLDQEFDAYEALFAALGQTLVHDARGFYYLQVDEGTPNMGKISRSFALTIYVLIEHYANLGKDPLVALFDTDIDLELMMTLAQNNKHLFDQLEIFSGSDMRRDVFLRMVRLGVARETELGFRILASAHRYLDALNDISNFQSHMDEEQV comes from the coding sequence ATGTCTCAAATCGATTTATCATTGCTTTCAGAGCTTAAAGCAATCAACAAAAAACTGGTGTCTGGCTACCATATTTGCGAGCAAGACAGCCAACTATTTCAACAACTTGATCAAGAGTTTGATGCCTATGAAGCGCTTTTTGCTGCTCTTGGCCAAACCCTTGTTCACGATGCCCGCGGGTTTTATTACCTGCAAGTGGATGAGGGCACCCCGAATATGGGTAAAATCTCGCGCTCATTTGCCCTTACCATTTACGTGTTGATTGAGCACTATGCCAACCTCGGTAAAGATCCACTAGTTGCCCTATTCGATACAGATATCGACCTTGAACTGATGATGACCTTAGCGCAGAACAACAAGCACTTGTTTGATCAGCTAGAGATCTTTTCGGGGAGCGATATGCGCCGCGATGTATTTTTACGTATGGTCAGGCTTGGCGTTGCCCGCGAAACTGAACTGGGTTTTCGTATTCTTGCCTCAGCACACCGCTATTTAGATGCCCTAAACGACATTAGCAATTTTCAAAGTCATATGGATGAGGAGCAAGTGTAA
- the nhaD gene encoding sodium:proton antiporter NhaD: MVSGVILALIIIAFVLIVIEDIIHVNKAKTTLFFGTLCWIILFISPLHGQSPESVQKELDHNILEIATLWLFLMAAMTFVAYLNSKGFIQSLVHRVLPNEMSERNLMYLIGAFAFFFSSISDNITATLISLAVVMSLKLDAKKLIKYATLIIFAVNSGGVSLITGDVTTLMIFLADKVTIANLLLLVAPAALSVFILAAMLSMGMKGTITFEKVELRRIEKTDITIACIFVSTIVATLMFSVWYHIPPLLTFLFGLSLMFLVAQFLMRKKDVNKKIIDYVREIEYDTLLFFVGVLLLVGAMKEIGVLNQFTHLYEVLAPEYANYFMGILSAAVDNVPLTAALLKADIVMDTRQWLTFTYATGVGGSMLIIGSAAGIIAMSKIKELTFVSYLRMFMYLMIAYTIGYSSSYLVGCLFLN; this comes from the coding sequence ATGGTGTCAGGTGTTATTCTCGCGCTGATAATAATCGCATTCGTGCTGATTGTTATAGAGGATATTATCCACGTAAACAAAGCCAAAACAACGCTATTTTTTGGAACTTTGTGCTGGATTATTCTCTTTATTTCCCCTTTACATGGGCAAAGCCCAGAATCTGTTCAAAAAGAACTCGATCATAATATTTTAGAAATTGCGACCTTGTGGTTGTTTTTGATGGCAGCGATGACCTTTGTTGCTTATTTAAACTCCAAAGGGTTTATTCAAAGCTTGGTGCATAGGGTATTGCCTAATGAAATGAGCGAACGCAATTTAATGTATTTAATCGGTGCGTTTGCATTTTTCTTCTCGTCGATTTCTGACAACATCACGGCAACGCTGATATCGCTGGCGGTTGTGATGTCGTTAAAGCTTGATGCCAAAAAACTCATTAAGTATGCCACGCTTATTATATTTGCGGTTAACTCGGGTGGGGTATCGCTTATCACCGGTGATGTAACTACTTTAATGATTTTCCTTGCTGATAAAGTCACCATTGCTAACTTATTGTTGCTTGTGGCTCCTGCAGCGTTATCGGTATTTATTTTAGCGGCGATGCTAAGTATGGGCATGAAAGGCACTATTACTTTTGAAAAAGTCGAACTGCGCCGCATTGAAAAAACCGATATCACCATTGCCTGTATTTTTGTTTCGACCATCGTAGCGACACTGATGTTTAGTGTGTGGTATCACATTCCGCCATTATTAACCTTCTTATTTGGTTTATCGCTAATGTTCTTAGTTGCGCAATTCTTAATGCGCAAAAAAGACGTGAATAAAAAGATTATCGATTACGTACGTGAAATTGAGTACGACACCTTATTATTCTTTGTAGGTGTGTTACTACTTGTAGGTGCGATGAAAGAGATTGGTGTGTTGAATCAATTTACCCACCTTTATGAAGTACTTGCACCTGAATATGCAAACTACTTTATGGGTATTTTGTCAGCGGCCGTAGATAACGTACCGCTTACCGCAGCACTACTAAAAGCAGATATTGTAATGGATACACGTCAGTGGTTAACCTTTACCTATGCAACCGGTGTAGGCGGCTCAATGCTGATTATCGGTTCAGCTGCGGGCATTATTGCGATGAGCAAAATTAAGGAACTGACCTTTGTAAGTTACCTTCGCATGTTTATGTATTTGATGATTGCCTACACCATTGGTTATTCATCATCATATTTAGTTGGTTGTTTATTTCTTAATTAG